The Mucilaginibacter mallensis genome has a segment encoding these proteins:
- a CDS encoding TonB-dependent receptor codes for MKKIVLGWLFCCLFLIGNLQAQVMNGTIKNNATQEPVSAVSIQIKNSTEGTFSDDRGRFQLTTNKKLPITLVVSSIGFEAKEVLVQSFSSPIAITIDPATMLGQEVVVSASRRVQKKLSSPVTIEQLSSAEIKNSPQLNYMDMIQGLKGVDVTVSSIGFTSITTRGFNTSGNTNFTQITDGMDNQAPGLNFPLGSAISLTQLDVDNIEVLAGASSALYGSRGLSGTMVTTGKDPFKYQGLSVLITQGVNHVRNSSSDDPVGPSPYYDWTLRYAKKINEKMAFKINAQYTRANDWVATDSTNKNGPGTKYTDPNYNGANYYGGATSVDITPFLQGALAANPALAPIINPLLAKPYYVARTGYPEYGYLDNTASLLKVNAEFRYKITPELEAIVSGTYGTGSVVYTNDTRYQIKDFKVGQYRAELKSKKWFIRAYTTQENSGQTLIAGPTAQLINEAWKPSYDANNGTGWYPDYTSALLTALAGGENFNAANLSARAAADQGRPALGSALFNQLKNTISNKPISEGGTLFLDRSKLYNAEAQYNFSDIVKFMDVIAGVNWRLYSLNSKNTLFPDTSGPINVKEYSAYIQMSKKVAHDKLSLTTSFREDKNTLFASPKITSRASAVYEVFSDNFIRFSYQNAYSFPSNIQALQNTLNGYNSYSSGGSSYLLNGIYHFNKYAPYTLESVQAYQQSGNASVLQKFEYTDIKPQSVNAFELGYAALIAKTFEVDVLGYYSTWKNFIGYANVANTPGTNDVTAFKDQSTYVQYNIAFNGSQMVNTYGYAASVNIDLSHNFLAKINYYSDFINNKNSTQINNFNTPHYHVNMEFGNSGFGKKQVWSFSTDLRYKPGYFYVVSGGLAAGNVPSSAVIDAQVSYKLIKTHSAIRLGSTNLTNKYYSTGIANPNIGAVYYITYAYNIL; via the coding sequence ATGAAAAAAATAGTATTGGGCTGGCTTTTTTGTTGTCTTTTCCTCATTGGCAATTTACAGGCACAAGTTATGAATGGAACCATTAAAAATAATGCTACTCAAGAACCGGTATCTGCTGTATCCATCCAGATAAAAAACTCTACTGAAGGGACTTTTTCGGATGACCGCGGCAGATTTCAACTAACCACAAACAAGAAATTGCCCATAACGCTGGTTGTTTCTTCTATTGGTTTTGAAGCTAAAGAAGTACTGGTACAAAGTTTTTCTTCTCCAATAGCTATCACCATCGATCCTGCCACTATGCTGGGGCAAGAGGTAGTGGTATCTGCAAGCCGTAGAGTACAAAAGAAATTATCATCTCCTGTTACCATTGAACAACTCAGCAGTGCCGAGATCAAAAATTCACCCCAGTTAAACTATATGGATATGATTCAGGGGTTAAAAGGAGTAGACGTAACCGTATCAAGTATTGGGTTTACAAGCATAACTACCCGGGGATTTAATACCAGCGGGAATACGAATTTTACTCAAATAACAGATGGGATGGATAATCAGGCCCCCGGGCTCAACTTTCCCCTTGGATCAGCTATTAGTTTAACGCAGTTGGATGTAGATAATATAGAAGTTCTTGCCGGCGCATCATCTGCATTATATGGCTCAAGGGGGCTAAGCGGCACTATGGTTACAACAGGGAAAGATCCTTTCAAATATCAGGGCTTAAGTGTGCTGATAACGCAAGGTGTAAACCATGTCAGAAATTCCTCAAGTGATGACCCGGTAGGCCCATCGCCGTATTACGACTGGACTCTTCGATATGCCAAGAAAATAAATGAAAAGATGGCTTTCAAAATTAACGCCCAATATACGCGGGCAAATGATTGGGTGGCTACTGATTCTACCAATAAAAATGGCCCGGGGACAAAATATACCGATCCAAATTATAACGGAGCAAATTATTATGGTGGCGCAACATCTGTTGATATTACTCCTTTTCTGCAGGGGGCCTTAGCAGCTAATCCCGCATTGGCGCCTATAATAAACCCTTTGCTGGCAAAACCATACTATGTAGCACGAACCGGCTATCCCGAATATGGTTATCTGGATAATACCGCCAGTTTATTGAAAGTAAATGCTGAATTCAGGTATAAAATCACCCCGGAACTGGAGGCAATTGTATCAGGCACTTATGGTACAGGCAGCGTAGTTTATACCAATGATACCAGGTACCAGATCAAAGACTTTAAAGTTGGGCAATATCGGGCAGAACTAAAGAGTAAAAAATGGTTTATACGGGCGTATACCACCCAGGAGAACTCTGGCCAAACCCTTATTGCGGGGCCTACGGCTCAGTTAATTAATGAAGCCTGGAAACCAAGTTACGATGCCAATAACGGCACTGGCTGGTATCCGGATTACACTTCCGCCTTGCTTACAGCGCTGGCTGGCGGAGAAAATTTTAATGCTGCCAATCTTTCAGCAAGGGCAGCTGCAGATCAGGGTAGGCCAGCGTTAGGAAGTGCCTTGTTTAATCAATTAAAAAACACCATTAGCAATAAACCTATTTCTGAAGGGGGTACCTTGTTTTTAGATCGAAGCAAACTGTATAATGCGGAAGCTCAGTACAATTTTTCAGATATCGTTAAATTTATGGATGTAATAGCCGGTGTTAACTGGCGCTTATACAGCTTAAACAGTAAAAACACACTCTTTCCGGATACAAGCGGGCCCATTAATGTAAAAGAATACAGTGCTTATATTCAAATGTCGAAGAAAGTGGCACATGATAAATTAAGCCTCACTACATCATTCAGGGAAGATAAAAACACGCTGTTTGCTTCTCCTAAAATTACATCCAGGGCCTCTGCAGTTTATGAGGTATTCAGCGATAATTTTATCAGGTTTTCTTATCAGAATGCCTATAGTTTTCCCTCAAATATACAGGCTTTGCAAAATACACTTAATGGCTATAATAGTTATTCCTCAGGCGGTTCTTCTTACTTGCTAAATGGTATTTATCATTTTAATAAATATGCTCCCTATACCCTTGAAAGTGTACAGGCATATCAGCAATCTGGCAATGCATCAGTACTACAGAAGTTTGAATATACCGACATTAAACCACAATCAGTAAATGCCTTCGAGCTGGGATATGCTGCCCTTATAGCAAAAACATTTGAAGTGGATGTGCTGGGATACTATTCTACGTGGAAGAATTTTATAGGTTATGCAAATGTTGCCAATACACCAGGTACAAATGATGTTACAGCATTCAAGGATCAAAGTACCTATGTTCAGTATAATATTGCCTTTAACGGCTCACAAATGGTAAACACTTACGGTTATGCGGCTAGTGTAAACATTGATCTGTCTCATAATTTCCTTGCCAAGATTAATTACTATTCAGATTTTATAAATAACAAAAACAGCACCCAGATCAATAATTTCAATACGCCGCATTATCATGTCAATATGGAGTTTGGCAACAGTGGCTTCGGCAAAAAGCAAGTATGGTCGTTTAGCACTGATTTACGTTACAAACCCGGATATTTCTATGTAGTGTCTGGTGGTTTAGCTGCTGGCAACGTTCCGAGTTCTGCTGTAATTGACGCCCAGGTAAGTTATAAATTGATCAAAACTCATTCAGCCATAAGATTGGGCAGTACTAACCTTACCAATAAGTACTACTCAACAGGGATAGCCAATCCCAATATCGGAGCGGTGTATTACATTACTTACGCTTATAATATTCTATAA